In Alnus glutinosa chromosome 7, dhAlnGlut1.1, whole genome shotgun sequence, the sequence CCGTGTTTTTTAacgtatatttttttatgttttcttaaataaatttcCTTTTCATCTCAAAAAGGAAAATTCTATCGTTCGATAaactttcatctctctctctctctctgagagcTCAAGCAAGCTTTAAAGCAGAAGaaccaaccttttttttttgtatgaatgCAGAGTGACCAACTTTGCGTAGAggttgtctctctctctctctctcaatcataCGCAGATTCTGTAAGCCACTTGTTTTCCTCTCCTGTCATCATTATATCCAAAGATGAAAGGCATAGATATCTTCTGCGCATCCCAAGCAGCAACAGCCATATGTCAAAGCATGGAACAAGCATCCTGCTCCTCTTCATCCAGTATTCAACTCGGCGGCCGGGCCATCGACCGCCACAACCCCATCATCAGAGATGCAAGAAGGAGCACTAGATCAGCTCTCTCCGCCCCTTGCTCTTCTCAACCACCCATCAATCCCAAACCTTACCATCACCTCCACcaaaagaccaagaaaaaaagCTCTTCCTCAAAGCAAAGCGACCAAAACAAGAAAAGTTCTTCCAGGCCAAGCACTGATCAAAAGAAGAAGAGCGTAGCTACGCCAACTGATCATCATTTTATCATCAACAACAACTCTTCTCAACCGCCAACTGATATCATAAGGAAAAGTGAGGCTAAACAGACTGATTTAATCACTCCTCCTGGCTCCACTAGATATTTGTTAAGCGACACCGCCTACTTCGACGGTTTGTCGGATTACGACCCCGTTTTGTCATTGGTTCCGGTCGAAGAAAAGACGACTCAACCTGTAAATCAAGATGAATCAACTACTGC encodes:
- the LOC133872269 gene encoding protein SODIUM POTASSIUM ROOT DEFECTIVE 1-like, with amino-acid sequence MKGIDIFCASQAATAICQSMEQASCSSSSSIQLGGRAIDRHNPIIRDARRSTRSALSAPCSSQPPINPKPYHHLHQKTKKKSSSSKQSDQNKKSSSRPSTDQKKKSVATPTDHHFIINNNSSQPPTDIIRKSEAKQTDLITPPGSTRYLLSDTAYFDGLSDYDPVLSLVPVEEKTTQPVNQDESTTAPKPPSSKQVVVLRVSLHCKGCEGKLRKHLSRMEGVTSFNIDFAAKKVTIIGDVTPLGVLASVSKVKNAQFWPTTISSTTTPSVGSGKVEIKK